The proteins below come from a single Bombus pyrosoma isolate SC7728 linkage group LG10, ASM1482585v1, whole genome shotgun sequence genomic window:
- the LOC122572169 gene encoding odorant receptor 13a-like isoform X2, with protein MAAINTISRSVKYGLHYAASWPGAPLSVLCKLFWMVVLGVGQTHQYNYIIRHYKVHTLIEIIDNISICLPFSLVCIKLVIAWTHQGLLHSILSTMEEECQTYAVMDTNNLISKTAHWCYRLTNIIISTTIASTVFYVIGVFTSEGVNATTPRELLLKMDLPFDTSKSPTFELVVIVQYFYQASSAFIFAVFSGLLLMIVLHVGCQIDVMCQTSSAAPYKNEKQLKFFISRHQEIILFAEKIEKFFTYLALSQLMTNTLIICCLGYLIVLIIHIENGFPMFMKCVVFYISVCSEAFVYCFAGEYLNIKSKLIADTAYGFLWYDTHPSKSRLLIPVILRSQRGFSFTVGKFANLSMSTFAAGINVIYR; from the exons ATGGCTGCGATTAATACAATCAGTCGGTCCGTGAAGTACGGTCTTCATTATGCTGCGTCTTGGCCAGGAGCGCCACTCTCAGTTTTGTGTAAACTCTTCTGGATGGTCGTCCTTGGTGTAGGGCAGACTCAccaatacaattatataatcaGGCATTACAAAGTTCATACtcttatagaaataatagataatataagTATTTGCCTGCCGTTTAGTTtagtatgtataaaattagttATTGCTTGGACACATCAAGG CCTGCTTCACAGTATTTTATCAACCATGGAAGAAGAGTGCCAAACGTATGCTGTTATGGATACAAATAACTTAATATCGAAAACAGCGCATTGGTGTTATCGTTTgacgaatattataataagtacCACTATAGCATCCACGGTTTTTTACGTAATCGGAGTTTTTACTTCTGAAGGAGTTAATGCAACGACACCTCGagaacttttattaaaaatggaTTTGCCCTTTGATACTAGCAAATCGCCCACTTTCGAGCTTGTGgtaattgtacaatatttttatcaagcaTCGTCAGCTTTTATATTTGCTGTATTCTCAGGTCTCCTTTTGATGATA GTACTTCATGTAGGTTGTCAAATCGATGTTATGTGTCAGACATCGTCAGCAGCTccttataaaaatgaaaagcaaCTAAAGTTCTTCATTAGCAGGCATCaggaaatcattttatttgcagagaaaattgaaaagttcttTACTTATCTAGCGCTTAGTCAACTTATGACGAATACTTTGATTATTTGTTGCTTGGGTTATCTCATAGTGCTT ATAATACATATTGAGAATGGATTCCCTATGTTCATGAAATGCGTTGTATTCTATATCTCCGTTTGTTCGGAAGCATTTGTATATTGCTTCGCTGGAGAGTACCTGAATATCAAG AGTAAATTGATCGCGGACACTGCATATGGATTTCTTTGGTACGATACACATCCAAGCAAAAGCCGACTTTTAATACCTGTGATATTAAGATCTCAAAGAGGATTTAGCTTCACTGTTGGGAAATTTGCGAATCTTTCCATGTCAACGTTTGCGGCT gGTATCAATGTGATTTATAGATAG
- the LOC122572169 gene encoding odorant receptor 13a-like isoform X1, which produces MAAINTISRSVKYGLHYAASWPGAPLSVLCKLFWMVVLGVGQTHQYNYIIRHYKVHTLIEIIDNISICLPFSLVCIKLVIAWTHQGLLHSILSTMEEECQTYAVMDTNNLISKTAHWCYRLTNIIISTTIASTVFYVIGVFTSEGVNATTPRELLLKMDLPFDTSKSPTFELVVIVQYFYQASSAFIFAVFSGLLLMIVLHVGCQIDVMCQTSSAAPYKNEKQLKFFISRHQEIILFAEKIEKFFTYLALSQLMTNTLIICCLGYLIVLIIHIENGFPMFMKCVVFYISVCSEAFVYCFAGEYLNIKSKLIADTAYGFLWYDTHPSKSRLLIPVILRSQRGFSFTVGKFANLSMSTFAAIMKASGSYISVLLAMT; this is translated from the exons ATGGCTGCGATTAATACAATCAGTCGGTCCGTGAAGTACGGTCTTCATTATGCTGCGTCTTGGCCAGGAGCGCCACTCTCAGTTTTGTGTAAACTCTTCTGGATGGTCGTCCTTGGTGTAGGGCAGACTCAccaatacaattatataatcaGGCATTACAAAGTTCATACtcttatagaaataatagataatataagTATTTGCCTGCCGTTTAGTTtagtatgtataaaattagttATTGCTTGGACACATCAAGG CCTGCTTCACAGTATTTTATCAACCATGGAAGAAGAGTGCCAAACGTATGCTGTTATGGATACAAATAACTTAATATCGAAAACAGCGCATTGGTGTTATCGTTTgacgaatattataataagtacCACTATAGCATCCACGGTTTTTTACGTAATCGGAGTTTTTACTTCTGAAGGAGTTAATGCAACGACACCTCGagaacttttattaaaaatggaTTTGCCCTTTGATACTAGCAAATCGCCCACTTTCGAGCTTGTGgtaattgtacaatatttttatcaagcaTCGTCAGCTTTTATATTTGCTGTATTCTCAGGTCTCCTTTTGATGATA GTACTTCATGTAGGTTGTCAAATCGATGTTATGTGTCAGACATCGTCAGCAGCTccttataaaaatgaaaagcaaCTAAAGTTCTTCATTAGCAGGCATCaggaaatcattttatttgcagagaaaattgaaaagttcttTACTTATCTAGCGCTTAGTCAACTTATGACGAATACTTTGATTATTTGTTGCTTGGGTTATCTCATAGTGCTT ATAATACATATTGAGAATGGATTCCCTATGTTCATGAAATGCGTTGTATTCTATATCTCCGTTTGTTCGGAAGCATTTGTATATTGCTTCGCTGGAGAGTACCTGAATATCAAG AGTAAATTGATCGCGGACACTGCATATGGATTTCTTTGGTACGATACACATCCAAGCAAAAGCCGACTTTTAATACCTGTGATATTAAGATCTCAAAGAGGATTTAGCTTCACTGTTGGGAAATTTGCGAATCTTTCCATGTCAACGTTTGCGGCT ATTATGAAAGCTTCAGGATCGTACATATCGGTACTACTTGCAATGACTTGA